A single region of the Salicibibacter cibi genome encodes:
- a CDS encoding GntR family transcriptional regulator: protein MILNPDELKPIYIQISEWIEGEILNGAFGIDDKVYSQYTLADMFNINPATAAKGLTKLAEEKILYDKRGLGKFVTNEAKAIIVHKRKNQNLKSMMENIVREAERLGINEEELIALLRTVKAGSKEDEQ, encoded by the coding sequence TTGATTCTTAATCCAGATGAACTAAAGCCGATCTATATCCAAATTTCCGAATGGATCGAAGGTGAAATTTTGAATGGGGCCTTTGGAATCGATGACAAGGTGTATTCCCAATACACGCTTGCGGACATGTTCAACATTAATCCGGCGACGGCGGCCAAAGGGTTAACGAAACTGGCGGAGGAAAAAATTTTGTACGACAAACGAGGGCTTGGTAAGTTTGTTACAAACGAGGCCAAAGCGATCATCGTCCATAAACGCAAGAACCAAAATTTAAAAAGTATGATGGAAAATATCGTTCGGGAAGCGGAACGACTGGGTATAAACGAAGAAGAATTGATCGCACTGTTAAGAACTGTAAAGGCCGGGAGCAAGGAGGACGAACAATGA
- a CDS encoding ATP-binding cassette domain-containing protein produces the protein MTIIECKDVAKSYKRTNALNGLSMTIDENKIVGLVGRNGAGKTTLMKIIAGFLRETSGEVNVFSKRPFNNLFVSENTIFIDEDMHFPTTLTVADIMKEAGNFYGNWDGELAEQLILYFDLDRNQRHKHLSKGQRSTFNMVLGIAARCPLTILDEPTNGMDAAVRKDMYRALLKDYIAYPRTMLLSSHHLEEIEDILEEVVLMDDGEKSLHMSMEDLQDTTIGFTGKEDLVYPWLIHRDILYAKKVGPKNVYVVARNDFSTAELQKMKQAGIHLFPISASDACVYLTAKTTGGIDDVFD, from the coding sequence ATGACTATCATCGAGTGTAAGGATGTGGCGAAATCCTATAAACGAACAAATGCGCTAAACGGACTATCAATGACGATCGATGAAAACAAAATCGTCGGACTTGTCGGTCGGAATGGGGCCGGAAAAACGACCTTAATGAAAATTATCGCCGGATTTTTACGGGAAACGTCAGGTGAGGTGAACGTCTTTTCCAAGCGGCCATTTAATAACTTGTTTGTATCGGAAAATACGATTTTTATCGATGAAGACATGCATTTTCCGACGACGCTGACAGTCGCCGACATCATGAAGGAAGCGGGGAACTTTTATGGCAATTGGGACGGGGAATTGGCCGAACAACTTATTCTTTATTTCGATCTGGACCGTAATCAACGTCATAAGCACCTTTCCAAAGGGCAGCGTAGCACATTTAACATGGTACTTGGCATTGCTGCTCGCTGTCCGCTCACCATTCTTGATGAACCAACAAATGGCATGGATGCGGCTGTGAGAAAAGATATGTACCGTGCTTTGTTAAAAGATTACATTGCCTATCCGCGGACGATGCTTTTATCAAGCCACCATCTCGAAGAAATCGAGGATATTTTGGAAGAGGTTGTCCTCATGGATGATGGAGAGAAATCTTTGCACATGTCGATGGAAGATCTGCAAGACACCACCATTGGTTTCACCGGAAAAGAAGATTTGGTCTATCCGTGGCTTATTCATCGGGACATTTTATATGCCAAAAAGGTTGGACCTAAAAATGTCTATGTTGTGGCAAGGAATGACTTTTCGACGGCAGAATTGCAAAAAATGAAGCAGGCGGGCATTCATCTCTTCCCGATATCAGCAAGTGATGCCTGTGTTTACCTTACCGCGAAAACGACTGGGGGCATAGACGATGTCTTTGACTGA
- the eno gene encoding phosphopyruvate hydratase — protein MTMIADVFAREVFDSRGNPTVEVEVVTDEGILGRALVPSGASTGEHEAVELRDGGDRLMGKGVLKAAENVNGEIASHLVGIDVTDQLGIDRLLIELDGTPNKEKLGANSILGVSMACAYAATQEMGLELYEYLGGFNAKTMPVPMMNILNGGEHADNSVDLQEFMVMPVGATDVRSAVVIGAEIFHTLKKVLKEKGHNTAVGDEGGFAPDLKSNEEALEVIMEAIEKAGYKPGEDVMLAMDAAASEMYADGNYHLKGEGVIKNADEMIDFYKGLVDKYPIVSIEDGLDENDWDGWKKLTDTMGDRVQLVGDDLFVTNTEKLSEGIARGVGNSILIKVNQIGTLTETFDAIEMAKKAGYTAVISHRSGETEDATIADIAVAANAGQIKTGAPSRTDRVAKYNQLLRIHDQLGGRSIYPGKETFYQLKQ, from the coding sequence ATGACAATGATCGCGGATGTGTTTGCCCGGGAAGTGTTTGATTCCCGGGGAAACCCGACAGTGGAAGTGGAAGTGGTTACAGACGAAGGAATCCTCGGGCGGGCGCTCGTCCCGAGCGGAGCTTCAACCGGCGAGCATGAAGCGGTGGAACTTCGCGATGGCGGCGATCGTTTAATGGGGAAAGGTGTGCTCAAAGCAGCGGAAAATGTAAATGGAGAAATCGCCTCCCACCTTGTCGGCATTGATGTGACCGACCAACTCGGAATTGATCGTTTGCTCATTGAACTTGACGGTACCCCGAACAAGGAAAAATTGGGCGCGAACAGCATTCTCGGCGTATCGATGGCTTGTGCATACGCCGCTACCCAAGAGATGGGACTTGAATTATACGAATATCTTGGTGGCTTTAATGCAAAAACCATGCCCGTGCCAATGATGAATATTTTAAATGGCGGTGAACATGCCGACAATAGTGTCGACTTGCAAGAATTTATGGTGATGCCCGTCGGCGCAACGGACGTCCGGAGCGCGGTGGTGATCGGTGCGGAAATTTTTCATACCTTGAAAAAAGTATTAAAAGAAAAAGGGCACAATACGGCCGTTGGCGATGAAGGTGGATTTGCCCCGGACCTAAAATCAAACGAAGAAGCGCTTGAAGTCATTATGGAAGCCATCGAAAAAGCAGGGTACAAACCCGGGGAAGACGTCATGCTCGCGATGGATGCAGCTGCATCGGAAATGTATGCAGACGGCAACTATCATTTAAAAGGCGAAGGCGTGATAAAAAATGCCGATGAAATGATCGATTTTTACAAAGGCCTCGTTGACAAGTATCCGATTGTTTCGATTGAAGATGGCCTTGATGAAAACGATTGGGACGGGTGGAAAAAACTAACCGATACGATGGGTGACCGTGTGCAGCTCGTCGGCGACGATTTGTTCGTTACCAATACGGAAAAGCTATCCGAGGGCATTGCGCGCGGCGTTGGAAACTCCATCCTGATTAAAGTAAATCAAATTGGAACGCTCACGGAAACATTTGATGCGATTGAAATGGCGAAAAAAGCCGGATACACAGCTGTGATCTCCCATCGTTCCGGAGAAACGGAAGATGCTACCATTGCGGACATTGCCGTTGCTGCAAATGCCGGGCAAATCAAAACGGGTGCTCCATCACGAACCGACCGTGTTGCCAAATACAATCAACTCCTACGCATTCATGACCAGCTCGGCGGCCGGTCTATCTACCCGGGAAAAGAGACGTTTTATCAGTTAAAACAGTGA
- the tpiA gene encoding triose-phosphate isomerase, with protein sequence MRTPFIAGNWKMNVTDREALAFVDAVKDRVPSNEEVESAVCAQALSLKGMTEKAANTDLRIGAQNMHEEDYGAFTGEISAPALTSIGIDLVIIGHSERREMFNDTDERVNRKLHAALAHDMTPIVCIGEKLEEREANRAGEVVRKQLEQALQGIGPEQVKGCVFAYEPVWAIGTGKSSNPEEAGEMARTIRAYIRDQYGQSAAEAVRIQYGGSVNSENIAEYLADDDIDGALVGGASIKVDSFLALLEAAQ encoded by the coding sequence ATGCGGACACCATTTATCGCGGGAAATTGGAAAATGAATGTGACCGATAGGGAAGCGCTGGCGTTTGTCGATGCCGTAAAGGATCGCGTTCCTTCAAACGAAGAAGTGGAAAGCGCGGTTTGTGCACAAGCGCTATCGTTAAAAGGAATGACGGAAAAAGCCGCAAACACCGATTTAAGGATCGGCGCGCAGAATATGCATGAAGAGGATTATGGCGCTTTCACCGGTGAAATTAGCGCTCCGGCGTTAACATCGATCGGAATTGACCTTGTCATTATCGGCCATTCCGAACGGCGGGAAATGTTCAATGACACCGATGAACGGGTGAATCGAAAGCTTCATGCAGCCTTGGCACATGACATGACCCCCATTGTATGTATCGGCGAAAAGTTGGAAGAGCGAGAAGCGAACCGCGCTGGCGAAGTCGTGCGTAAGCAGCTGGAGCAAGCATTACAGGGAATTGGACCCGAGCAGGTAAAAGGATGCGTCTTTGCTTATGAACCTGTTTGGGCGATCGGCACCGGAAAATCCTCAAATCCCGAGGAAGCCGGAGAGATGGCAAGGACCATTCGTGCATACATTCGTGACCAATATGGCCAATCAGCGGCCGAAGCCGTCCGCATCCAATACGGAGGCAGTGTCAACTCGGAAAATATCGCGGAATACTTGGCGGATGATGATATTGATGGAGCACTCGTGGGCGGAGCCAGCATCAAGGTGGATTCATTTCTCGCGCTATTGGAGGCTGCCCAATGA
- the rnr gene encoding ribonuclease R, whose translation MVEETIEPVLAHIRDEAKKPVSVHELQKALEMDSANNRKDLMKTLNHLEDTGQLIRTRNNRYGIPEKMNLIKGTVQAHRKGFAFILPEDSGQDDVYVAPGDLAGAMNRDTVFVRIQSRSGGHSGDRAEGAVVRILERGTSRVVGTFLDYERYGFVTPDDKRLYDDVFIPKGQEHGAADGHKVVVELTKYPEGRMGAEGVVATILGHKNDPGTDILSIIHKHELPGEFPEDVQAEAAAAPDEIQADEIERRHDLREETIVTIDGADAKDLDDAVTVKRLDNGNYHLGVHIADVSYYVKEGSAIDVEAEDRGTSSYLVDRVIPMIPHRLSNGICSLNPKVDRLTLSCEMEISPEGDVVDHDIFESVIRTSARMTYTEVKEILVDQNEETRERYRSLVPLFEDMEELAGILRNKRFERGAIDFDFKEANVEMDEDGHPTDIRIIERSVAERLIEEFMLAANETVAEHFHWLKLPFIYRIHEDPDEEKLQSFLEFITSFGYVMKGRGDSIHPGALQEVLQAVKGEAEETVINTVMLRSMQQAKYDPANIGHFGLAADFYTHFTSPIRRYPDLIVHRLIRTYLVKNQTGKKTVDHWQGRLPDIAKHSSAMERRSVDAERDVDDLKKAEFMKDKIGEEFPAFVSGAANFGLFIRLENTIEGLVHVSHLTDDYYHFDERQYALIGERTANMFRIGDRLDVRVLDVNMDESSVDFEIVGMPERKKRAPREGPKVIQGERGRPKDHKPSKNKAKGQSGGKKGKKKKKSKRS comes from the coding sequence ATGGTTGAAGAAACGATAGAACCAGTGCTTGCCCATATTCGTGACGAAGCAAAAAAACCGGTGAGCGTCCATGAATTACAAAAAGCATTGGAAATGGATTCAGCAAATAACCGGAAGGACCTAATGAAAACGTTGAACCATTTGGAAGACACCGGCCAGTTAATCCGTACGCGCAACAATCGCTATGGTATCCCCGAAAAAATGAATTTAATAAAAGGAACGGTACAAGCCCATCGCAAAGGTTTTGCTTTTATATTGCCTGAAGATTCAGGGCAAGATGACGTGTATGTTGCCCCCGGTGATCTTGCCGGTGCCATGAATAGAGATACTGTTTTTGTGCGTATTCAGTCCCGTTCGGGAGGGCATTCCGGCGATCGGGCCGAAGGTGCGGTCGTTCGCATTCTTGAACGGGGAACGAGCCGAGTCGTGGGAACGTTTCTCGACTATGAGCGTTACGGGTTTGTTACCCCTGATGATAAACGTTTGTATGATGATGTTTTTATTCCGAAAGGCCAAGAGCATGGTGCTGCCGATGGGCATAAAGTGGTCGTTGAACTAACGAAATATCCGGAAGGGCGCATGGGGGCCGAAGGGGTAGTCGCTACCATTCTCGGACATAAAAACGATCCCGGAACCGATATTTTGTCCATCATTCATAAGCATGAACTCCCGGGGGAGTTCCCGGAAGACGTGCAGGCAGAAGCGGCTGCTGCGCCTGATGAGATCCAAGCGGATGAAATCGAGCGACGCCATGACTTGCGGGAAGAAACAATTGTCACTATCGATGGTGCCGATGCTAAAGACCTTGATGATGCCGTAACAGTAAAGCGCCTGGACAACGGTAATTATCATCTCGGCGTTCACATTGCTGATGTCAGCTATTATGTGAAAGAAGGTTCCGCCATTGATGTAGAAGCCGAAGACCGTGGGACAAGTTCTTATCTCGTTGATCGTGTCATCCCGATGATCCCGCACCGGTTGTCCAACGGCATTTGTTCGTTGAACCCGAAAGTGGATCGCCTCACCCTCTCCTGTGAAATGGAAATCAGCCCCGAAGGGGATGTCGTTGATCATGATATTTTTGAAAGTGTGATCCGCACTTCTGCACGCATGACGTACACGGAAGTGAAAGAAATTCTCGTCGATCAAAACGAAGAGACGAGAGAACGGTATCGCTCGCTCGTGCCGCTCTTTGAAGACATGGAAGAATTGGCCGGCATTTTACGAAACAAGCGTTTTGAACGTGGAGCGATCGATTTTGATTTTAAAGAAGCGAACGTCGAGATGGACGAGGATGGCCATCCCACCGATATCCGTATCATCGAACGTTCCGTAGCCGAACGGTTAATCGAAGAGTTCATGCTCGCGGCAAATGAAACCGTTGCCGAGCATTTTCATTGGTTGAAGCTTCCGTTCATTTATCGTATTCACGAAGACCCGGACGAGGAAAAATTGCAAAGTTTTCTCGAGTTTATTACGAGTTTTGGCTATGTAATGAAAGGGCGCGGAGATTCCATTCATCCCGGGGCGCTGCAGGAAGTGTTGCAAGCGGTGAAAGGGGAAGCGGAAGAAACGGTCATCAATACGGTCATGCTACGTTCCATGCAACAAGCTAAGTACGATCCGGCGAATATCGGGCATTTTGGATTGGCCGCTGATTTTTACACCCATTTCACTTCACCAATCCGACGTTACCCGGATTTGATTGTGCACCGCTTAATCCGCACATACTTAGTGAAAAATCAAACCGGCAAAAAGACGGTGGACCATTGGCAAGGGCGGCTTCCGGATATCGCCAAACATTCATCGGCCATGGAACGCCGATCCGTTGATGCCGAACGGGATGTGGATGATTTAAAAAAAGCAGAGTTCATGAAAGATAAAATCGGGGAAGAGTTTCCGGCCTTTGTGAGCGGCGCGGCAAATTTTGGCTTGTTCATCCGTTTGGAAAACACCATTGAAGGCCTTGTCCATGTCAGTCATTTGACCGATGATTATTATCATTTCGACGAACGCCAATACGCCCTGATCGGGGAAAGAACTGCAAACATGTTTCGTATTGGTGATCGTCTCGATGTACGCGTCCTCGACGTGAACATGGACGAATCATCGGTTGATTTTGAAATTGTCGGTATGCCGGAACGGAAAAAAAGAGCACCCCGGGAAGGGCCAAAGGTCATACAAGGGGAACGCGGACGCCCGAAAGATCATAAACCGTCAAAAAATAAAGCAAAAGGCCAAAGCGGAGGCAAGAAAGGGAAGAAAAAAAAGAAAAGTAAACGATCGTAA
- the gpmI gene encoding 2,3-bisphosphoglycerate-independent phosphoglycerate mutase, with amino-acid sequence MRKQAPHALIILDGFALRDEAYGNAVAQARTPNFDHLWSVYPHATLLNSGESVGLPAGQMGNSEVGHMNIGAGRIVHQNLSLISKGIQAGTFFENEAFLNATNHVKKKKSALHLYGLLSDGGVHSHIDHVIALLKLAKKEGVSNVYVHAFLDGRDVDQQSAKTYIAQLQAEMDDIGVGRLASMHGRYYAMDRDRRWERIRKSYEVLVYGKGNKADDPMAAIDRSYEQGIYDEFVEPIVLQTADGSPVATISNGDAVIGFNFRPDRAIQLTEALATETFQAFDRGEKHPQTLYDVTMTHYHDTFTADVAFEAFQLPNSLGETISNEGYSQLRIAETEKYPHVTFFLNGGMDTVFDGEERILIDSPKVATYDLKPEMSAGPVTEALLDAIENDRHDAIVLNFANPDMVGHSGKLEPTIAAVEAVDAHLGRIVEAIHEKDGAVIVTADHGNADEVTEANGTPMTTHTKNPVPVIVTKAGAELRGDGILADLAPTLLAMMGIAQPAEMTGQNLIAKAEKG; translated from the coding sequence ATGAGAAAGCAAGCGCCACACGCATTAATTATCCTTGACGGCTTTGCCCTTCGGGATGAAGCATATGGAAATGCAGTTGCGCAAGCTCGGACCCCTAATTTTGACCATTTATGGAGTGTGTACCCTCACGCTACCCTATTGAACTCGGGTGAAAGTGTGGGTCTTCCGGCCGGTCAAATGGGAAATTCCGAAGTCGGCCATATGAATATTGGCGCCGGCCGCATTGTGCATCAGAATCTTTCATTGATTAGCAAAGGCATTCAAGCCGGAACTTTTTTTGAAAACGAGGCATTTCTTAACGCGACAAACCATGTGAAGAAAAAGAAAAGCGCCCTCCATCTCTATGGTTTATTGTCGGACGGCGGGGTTCATAGCCACATCGACCACGTTATTGCTCTTTTGAAGCTTGCAAAAAAAGAAGGGGTATCCAACGTTTATGTTCACGCGTTTCTCGATGGCAGAGATGTGGATCAGCAAAGTGCGAAAACCTACATTGCACAACTACAAGCAGAAATGGATGACATAGGTGTCGGACGACTGGCAAGCATGCACGGCCGGTATTATGCAATGGATCGTGACCGGCGTTGGGAACGGATCCGAAAGTCTTACGAAGTCCTTGTTTATGGGAAAGGGAACAAAGCAGACGATCCGATGGCGGCCATTGACCGCTCATATGAACAAGGGATTTATGATGAATTTGTGGAACCGATCGTTTTGCAAACGGCAGACGGAAGCCCCGTAGCAACAATTTCCAATGGGGATGCCGTAATTGGTTTTAACTTCAGGCCTGACCGTGCCATTCAACTGACCGAAGCATTGGCAACGGAAACGTTCCAGGCTTTTGATCGGGGCGAAAAGCATCCGCAAACCCTTTATGATGTAACGATGACGCACTATCATGATACGTTTACGGCCGATGTTGCTTTTGAAGCGTTTCAACTCCCAAACTCGCTTGGAGAAACTATTTCCAACGAAGGTTATTCACAATTGCGCATCGCGGAAACCGAAAAATATCCCCATGTTACGTTTTTCTTAAATGGCGGAATGGACACGGTCTTTGATGGAGAAGAGAGAATTCTTATTGATTCTCCGAAAGTTGCCACGTATGATTTGAAACCGGAAATGAGTGCGGGACCGGTGACAGAGGCATTGTTGGATGCAATCGAAAATGACCGGCATGACGCGATTGTCCTTAATTTCGCAAACCCTGATATGGTCGGGCATTCCGGGAAATTGGAGCCTACGATTGCCGCGGTGGAAGCAGTGGATGCGCATTTGGGACGAATTGTGGAAGCTATTCACGAAAAAGACGGAGCTGTGATTGTAACGGCCGATCACGGCAATGCTGATGAAGTCACGGAAGCAAACGGAACCCCGATGACGACACATACGAAAAATCCAGTGCCGGTCATCGTCACAAAAGCGGGAGCTGAATTACGAGGCGACGGCATTCTTGCCGATTTGGCGCCGACATTGCTTGCGATGATGGGGATTGCCCAGCCTGCCGAAATGACAGGACAAAATTTAATAGCAAAGGCTGAGAAAGGATGA
- a CDS encoding PRK06851 family protein → MSNVKNYYAGSNSSLGFYSLYEEAVQGLEQLYILKGGPGTGKSTLIRHVGNAVAEKGEPIEFLHCSSDNDSLDGVIIPSLKVGIVDGTAPHMMDPKYPGVVDDIVHLGDFRDDTKLNEHKKDIVALTDKNKNAFSEAYAAFADARNVHDDLEAIYLTAMDFQKADQVTEELIEKIFSETAEAERVPINKHRFFGAATPKGPVHFYDNLTEDVRKRYILKGRAGSGKSSIMKKIGKHAESKAYGVEYYYCAFDPESIDMVIIPALQTVILDGTDPHPFDPSRENDEIVDMFVRCMDPSIEKQKAAAIRETETSYKNKMKQGTHYLNEAKKIHDELEKYYGQAMDFLSINRKAQELATEIINRIE, encoded by the coding sequence ATGAGTAACGTTAAAAATTACTATGCCGGCAGTAACTCCAGCCTCGGCTTTTATTCGCTTTATGAAGAGGCGGTGCAGGGGCTCGAGCAACTTTATATATTAAAAGGTGGACCGGGAACAGGTAAATCGACGCTAATCAGACATGTCGGCAACGCTGTAGCGGAAAAAGGCGAACCGATTGAATTTCTCCACTGTTCTTCTGACAACGACTCTCTTGACGGCGTGATCATACCTTCCTTAAAGGTCGGGATCGTAGATGGAACAGCACCGCACATGATGGATCCCAAGTACCCGGGTGTGGTTGACGATATCGTTCATTTGGGGGACTTTCGAGACGACACAAAATTGAACGAACACAAGAAAGACATCGTGGCATTGACCGATAAAAACAAGAATGCTTTTTCCGAAGCGTATGCGGCATTTGCTGATGCCCGGAACGTGCACGACGATCTAGAAGCCATTTACTTAACTGCCATGGACTTTCAGAAGGCGGATCAAGTCACGGAGGAACTGATTGAAAAAATTTTCTCTGAAACCGCGGAAGCCGAACGTGTCCCGATAAATAAGCATCGATTCTTCGGTGCAGCCACACCTAAAGGTCCGGTTCATTTTTACGATAATTTAACGGAAGATGTGAGGAAGCGATACATCTTAAAAGGGCGTGCCGGTAGCGGGAAATCATCGATAATGAAAAAAATCGGGAAACATGCGGAAAGTAAGGCTTATGGGGTTGAGTATTATTATTGTGCATTTGATCCGGAGAGCATAGACATGGTGATCATTCCGGCGTTGCAAACCGTTATTTTGGACGGAACGGACCCGCATCCATTTGATCCGAGTCGGGAAAATGACGAAATCGTCGATATGTTTGTGCGTTGTATGGATCCATCAATCGAGAAGCAGAAGGCCGCTGCGATCCGCGAAACGGAAACGTCTTATAAGAATAAAATGAAACAAGGGACGCATTATTTAAACGAAGCAAAAAAAATACACGATGAATTGGAAAAATATTATGGGCAAGCGATGGACTTTCTATCCATTAACCGAAAAGCACAGGAGCTTGCAACGGAAATCATCAATCGTATCGAGTGA
- a CDS encoding MFS transporter gives MIKIRTPKAATCTVYVMSMFMVSMDTTMLIVALPVIAHEFGVSPSSVSSVNITYLVSLAACLPAAGWIGDRFGSERVLLIAITVFTVAPRPYDWSHPIFCVCQYFRATNVLFQVQNRIGAAIGIAILASALSMFGSGAAGGSDDGLFAYRVAMLTTAGFLLVALALSSRIHDADAQIAMKRSAEQAKAG, from the coding sequence ATGATAAAAATCAGAACCCCGAAAGCTGCCACTTGCACCGTTTACGTCATGTCGATGTTTATGGTTTCCATGGACACGACGATGCTAATTGTGGCATTGCCAGTGATTGCGCATGAATTCGGCGTCTCACCGAGTAGCGTTTCGTCCGTTAACATCACCTATTTGGTCAGCCTTGCCGCCTGTCTTCCGGCGGCCGGGTGGATCGGTGATCGTTTTGGCAGTGAACGAGTCCTTCTGATCGCAATAACGGTATTCACCGTAGCCCCTCGGCCATACGATTGGAGCCATCCAATTTTCTGTGTTTGCCAATATTTCAGGGCCACAAATGTCCTATTTCAAGTTCAGAATCGAATCGGGGCAGCAATTGGAATCGCAATTCTGGCCAGTGCTCTCTCCATGTTTGGATCCGGAGCGGCCGGTGGTTCAGATGATGGGCTTTTCGCCTATAGGGTTGCAATGCTTACAACAGCTGGATTTCTTCTGGTTGCCTTGGCACTATCAAGTCGAATCCATGATGCTGACGCGCAAATTGCTATGAAACGATCAGCTGAACAAGCAAAGGCCGGGTAG
- a CDS encoding alpha/beta hydrolase, translated as MKIVPPKPFTFNGDNGRAVLLLHGFTGSTADVRMLGRFLQKNGYTTHAPMFPGHGVPPEQLLETGPDDWWEAVEEGYDHLRAQGFEHIAVCGLSLGGLFTLKAGYTFKVNGIIPMCAPAITKEQDQRLYNGLLQYAKEYKRYEKKDEQTIEKEIIDFKKNTATVLSAIHQLISTIREQLHEIKVPIEIIQAGKDEMVDTDSANVIYDEVSSRQKHVQGYEDAPHVITLWKEKEKVYEHILAFLEQLDWEKRSENDG; from the coding sequence TTGAAAATCGTACCCCCGAAACCGTTTACGTTTAACGGTGATAACGGGCGCGCTGTTTTGCTTTTGCATGGCTTTACCGGATCAACGGCAGATGTGCGTATGCTCGGTCGTTTTCTGCAAAAAAATGGATACACAACACACGCGCCCATGTTCCCCGGACATGGAGTGCCACCTGAACAGCTATTGGAAACGGGTCCTGATGACTGGTGGGAAGCCGTTGAAGAAGGATACGATCATTTACGGGCACAGGGGTTTGAACACATTGCCGTTTGCGGCCTCTCCCTTGGAGGGCTGTTCACGTTAAAAGCCGGATACACATTCAAGGTGAACGGCATCATTCCAATGTGCGCGCCCGCCATCACGAAAGAACAAGATCAACGTTTATATAACGGTCTTTTGCAGTATGCCAAAGAATACAAGCGCTATGAGAAAAAAGATGAACAAACCATTGAAAAAGAAATAATTGATTTTAAAAAGAATACTGCGACGGTGTTGTCCGCCATTCATCAATTGATCAGCACGATTCGTGAACAGCTTCATGAAATAAAGGTTCCGATTGAAATCATCCAAGCTGGCAAAGATGAAATGGTTGATACGGATAGTGCGAATGTGATTTACGACGAAGTATCCTCTCGGCAAAAACATGTGCAAGGCTATGAGGATGCGCCGCACGTGATTACGCTATGGAAGGAAAAAGAAAAAGTCTATGAACATATTCTCGCGTTTTTGGAACAATTAGATTGGGAGAAGAGGAGTGAAAACGATGGTTGA
- a CDS encoding 4'-phosphopantetheinyl transferase family protein has translation MTIELYTCSFPRHYSQHHLSITVDKLPKISQEKIKRFHYLEDAYRSALGETLVLHLLEKKYGATVRKGIRKEITEYGKPYFPQYPLFHYNQSHAGEWVACGLYHQEIGVDVECIQPIDKNILKSCFTSSERSFIFHADDSDAAACQVWSMKESYVKAEGRGLFLPVDSFEVLPTGEGYFMVQQKSDTGRDQEAYGCSYPLQEGYQLSVCALGAVRSDFPSTVIFQDIEHIC, from the coding sequence GTGACGATAGAGCTGTATACCTGTTCGTTTCCCCGACATTATAGTCAGCACCACCTCTCCATAACGGTAGATAAACTACCGAAAATTTCACAAGAAAAAATCAAACGTTTTCATTATTTGGAAGATGCGTACCGAAGCGCACTCGGAGAAACCCTTGTTTTACATCTTCTTGAAAAAAAATATGGGGCAACTGTAAGAAAGGGAATTAGAAAGGAAATAACTGAATACGGCAAACCGTATTTTCCTCAGTATCCTTTGTTTCATTATAATCAATCGCATGCAGGAGAATGGGTGGCTTGTGGCTTGTACCATCAAGAAATCGGAGTTGATGTGGAATGCATTCAACCCATAGATAAAAATATCTTAAAGAGCTGTTTCACCTCTAGTGAACGATCATTCATTTTCCATGCGGATGACTCAGATGCAGCAGCATGCCAGGTTTGGAGCATGAAAGAAAGTTACGTCAAAGCAGAAGGGAGAGGGCTTTTTTTACCGGTAGATTCTTTTGAGGTCCTGCCCACTGGTGAAGGGTATTTCATGGTCCAACAGAAAAGCGATACTGGGAGAGATCAAGAGGCTTATGGATGTTCCTATCCACTTCAAGAAGGCTATCAGTTGTCGGTTTGTGCGCTTGGTGCTGTGAGAAGTGATTTTCCTTCAACAGTTATTTTCCAGGATATAGAACATATTTGTTAA
- the secG gene encoding preprotein translocase subunit SecG, with translation MASIITIILIIVSITLITFVLMQPGRSAGLAGSISGGAEQLMGKQKARGVESFLAKTTVVLAVLFFIGTISLAYFL, from the coding sequence TTGGCATCCATTATTACGATCATATTAATTATTGTAAGCATCACGCTGATTACGTTTGTTCTCATGCAACCGGGAAGAAGTGCAGGTTTAGCCGGATCCATTTCCGGCGGAGCGGAACAATTAATGGGGAAACAAAAAGCACGAGGGGTTGAGTCCTTCCTTGCGAAAACAACGGTCGTGCTTGCCGTGCTATTTTTCATCGGCACCATTTCATTGGCATATTTTCTATAG